The Arabidopsis thaliana chromosome 5, partial sequence genomic interval taacCCGAAATACCCGACCTGAATACCCAAACGCCCAGGgctaataattaatagaaaaaagaaatccacaaaaaaatttagaaaccaaacattgttaaaaaatatattttctatatatggcgtaatctcgtaagttaattttacatcatgcaaattaatattaaatgagttaaagttaataaatgaaaataattgaaaagttaaatcctGTAAGCTAAactatttttctcaaaatgttttattttcacttatgattacatgagttaaagacaaatttgttaattttctttttgttgaataaatgtCCCGAAACCTTAAATTACCCGAACGGGTCCTAAACttctaaacccgaaaacccgaACCCTAAATACCCGACCCGAAAACCCAAACGCCTAGggctaataattaatataaaaaaaatccacaaaaatatttagaaaccaaacattgttgaaaatatattttctatatatgccgtaatctcgtaagttaattttacatcatgcaaattaatattaaatgagttaaaattaataaataaaaataattgaaaagttaagTCCTGTAAGCTAagctatttttctcaaaatgttctattttcacttatgattacatgagttaaagacaaatttgttaattttccttttgttgaataaatgttaattgtttataaatatatagacatataaattagtatatgtaaatttgtttactttttaagattttctatttttttagagaattaaaaagttaaattttgaatgacacatgtaaacatctgatcgtttgacttgacacGTGGCACAATCCTATGAGTTagcaactttgaaaaccatactttatataataaaatcaccaaatttattttcttgttgattaGTACAtgtatttaagtttttaaccCATACTaatgacttttgtttttttccttctcgaGATTACTTACTTTTTGCTAAAAGTGGTGGAGTggtcaattttgtttttttggtaaaagagtGGTGGTCAAACTTTGTTAACTACGAACTATTTTTGCTTACATAAATCCTAAATCGTTCCCGTGCACTTAACAACAGCCATTACAATGGCTTCAATAGttaacaaacaacaacaaaacttttgttgagatttttcttgtgttcatatataatcaaacagCCTTTAAGCGCAAGACAAAACCCTTCTTAAAAATTCTTTTCTAAAACTTCTTATTTTCCAGTTTCTCTTCATCAcaatatcaattttatttcagATTCAGCAATCAATTACACCACTCTATTCTTACAACACAATGgatgaaacacaaaaatcGAACAAATTGGTTAACCATATAGAAAGAAacattctttctcttctttcggTTAAGAATGATGATGAGAGCAAAGGAGAAGAATACAAACCTTTAGTTGCATCTggtaaagaagatgaagaaaaacaagaagatggGAACAAGACTAAAAGAGAGGATGATGAGAGCAATATAGAAGaatttatcaaattcaatAGCAAAGAACAAGATATTTCAAATGTAACCagtaaacaaaaagacaaggcaacaacagaagatgatgacgatgatgtgAAGGAGATAATACAAGACGATATAAGCATTTGTTGTCGTTCAGAGGCGAGCAACAACAGCATCTCTTCTTTCACATTCCCCATGTATAAGTttgctatgtttttttttagagaatGCTTGCTTGTGACACAAGAACACATGAGCCCTAATTATGTTTCTCTGAATCAAAAACtcattcttgttttatatctttttttgccAGACTGCataacgaagaagatgaaagtgTCACAATGCCGTCGTTAGAAACCATATGGAACGTTTACGATAACCAGCTATTTTCAGAGTTGTCTCAGCCGCAGAAGCAGCCGCAGCCACGACCAgaacaacaattttatttcatcCCAGCAACTCACACTCTAGCTCAGCTACCACCACAAAGGAAGTCGTTGTTGTCAAAGCAAACGTCTGAAACGCAATCCCAAAAGGTTTTTATAAACCGCTGGTTCTCTTGCTTTAATTTTATCATCCATTTCGACGTGATTGAATCaagaaatagaagaaggaagaaaaaaggaaagactAGTAGATTATCTTTGTTTGCATGATCAAACTGTATCATAtagtttgaatctttttgtaCTGatgttgtaacttgtaacgGAGGGAACTAATCTTAAGCCGAGATTAATGCTCCAAACTACCGAACCAATTCAAGATTGCCATTAAAAATGTTCAATCGGGATATTGgctttggtttttgtgtgAGTTTTCCGGTTTAAGAAAGTAGTATAGGTATGATTGTTAGTGAATGTTTAATTCTAGTCAAATATATCATTACTTTCCTATTTTTTCTTAGTAAATGGTAAAAAGgtgttgagttttttttttttgttcagagACATTATTTGACATATATTCTTGGATTTAAATTGTatatagcaaacaaatttgtttcaatGAAAATaaggagaacaaaaaaaaaactaaaagaaggACACATGtcaaaatttactaaaaatttaaaaataattttaatgtCGTACACAACACGGGACATAATCTAATTAAAAAGGAAGTAATAACGTCTAATATCATTTATCATAATTCAGATTGAACTTGTAGCTGGATTATAAATCTATAAccaaagatatataaaactaccattaacaacaacaattattACTTGCGACTTCAATTACATGAGTAAGATTTAAATAATTGCTTAACTTGGATTTAAACTGCACATAGTAAAAATCTATAACCAAGGAAAGATAAGGAGCGGGAAAAACCTTAAAAGACCACATATTAGAATTTACTTGTAATTTTAATAACGTATATAACACGAAACATAatctaattaaaaagaaaataataaaggttaatattagttattataatttagattGAGCTTATGAAATACCATAATCAAAGAGAAGTAGAATTACCATGAGTAGCAACACTTATTCCTTTTGACTTTGTTACTCTGAGTAAGATTTAGTTTGCACATAGCCAAAATTGTTTCTAAGGGAAAgtaaaatacacaaaaacaaaaataaaaaattagaaagacatggtaaaatttatttcaaatctaaaaataattttaatgtCGTATATAACACGGAAAATCATctagttaaaaaaagaaataatgttACTGGTTATTAGAATTCAAATTGAACATTTGGCTTgattaaaaaactataatcaaaGTCCAAAGACATGGAATCGTTAGCAACAAACTTCATTACACGAGTAAATTTCTAAATTGTTTAAGGAATTGCTTAACTGGAACTAAGTAAAACATCGGACACGTGTCAGGAGAGTACAGCATTGTCACGAGATCTCTATCTGCTCGGTCGTGAAGTTACCATTCCCTCTTTCCTTTAGTCATCTGCTTCCGCTTAAAAGTTGGGGACGAAAAACTCACTCTTTCAAtatatctctctgtctctctctcgctGGATCGAGGGGGTTTAagctggtttttttttttcgttgcCCTAGAATTCGGCGCCTTTCTACTTCGATTTGGTTTCTTGGTACCTCCGTAACCCTTAAATTCCTCTCAAATTTTACTCCTTTCGCTAGGGTTTTCAATTGGGTTCTTCATAAGTACCTGGGAGTTTGTCTGGTCCTTCTTCCTAGTTGATTCCGCTGCTCCGTGGGTTGTTACAACGGGgaagtcttcttctccggtaAGCTTTTCGTTTCTCTTTAAAGGATTCGTTTTTAATCGGTCCGTTGTAATGCCCGTGAATTAGACCTCGCTgagtttctagggttttgttgtGGGGAAGAATTGATATTTATTGAAGTTCAATTTTTCGTTTTCCTAATTTGGGCAACTTGGGTTTTATTCTTCGTTCTTGTATGTCATTCGGTTCAATTTCTGCTTCAGCTCAATGTcgaatttgattgttttttctcCGTTTTTTAAGGTACCTAGATTAGAATTCCGTGGGAGATGAGTTGAAACAGTGTCAAAGGAATGCACTTTACGTTGTGTTGATTCAAGAAATGGTTCTACATTTGACGGTGTGTAAAGTTGTAATAAAGTTTGAATATGATCAATGGAGGTGGAGAGGGTGGAAGTCAGCGGAGAGAACTACAAGGGAAAAGAAGTATGTCTCGTGGCAATGATTTTGCGTACGCCCTAGCTAGAATGGCCACGGCGCAGATATGCGAGAGCGTTGAGATTAACAGTTACCAGGAATCATCACAGTCACGCGAAGGTTTGAGATTCAGTTCTTTTCAAGAGACTGCTCTTGAAACACTAACCGATGTAGTGATCCAATACATTCAGAACATTGGGAAGACTGCACAGTTTTATGTTAATATGGCTGGTAGAGTAGAAAGTAATGCTCTGGATATTGTTCAAGCACTGGAGGATTTGGGATCTGGATTGGGTTTCGACGGTGCTCATGATGTTGAGCATTGTCTTGCTGATTCTGGTGTCGTCAAGGATATTATTCGTTATACAGGAGAAGCGGAGGAGATTCCTTTCGTTTATTCTCTTCCCCGTTTCCCTTTTAACAGAGGAAAAAGACCAGCTCCTAGCTTTTCCGATATTGGAGTAGAGCCACCAGATGAGCATATTCCTGTTTGGCTTCCTGCGTTTCCTGAAACCAAGATGTCTAACGGGTCAGAGGAGATTAATGTTGACAAAATAGAAAGGGATGTGCAGAGTAGAGATAATGGATCATCTTTGATGAGTGTGCAGCAGTCTGTCGATGTTGATAGGTTAAAAGTTCAGAAATCCATGGATCAAAAGGATGTTCAGAAGCCAATAGAGGAACCGGAAGGTAACCCATTTCTTGCTGCACCAATTTGGGTTGGAGAGAAGAATGTGTCACTGTCACGTGTGGTTTGCCCGTCAGAGCTTaggaaagaagaaattagTACCAACCACCTTCCTGAGAAACATATGAGCATGAGCCATCACATTCCAGCACTTGAGGCATATGCTCTATCTGATAAGATCAACGACAAGAACAGATTAGCTGGAATGGAAGATGAACAGAAAAGAGATGGTGCAAGAACACAAGGAGCTTTGCTTCGTTTCAAGATTGGGACTCGAAAAGCCTCTGAATGTTGGAAGATAAATCAGTGCTTAGAGGAAAAGGGTTGGTTTAAAGAGGATGGAAACAAGAGGGAGAAGAAGGTAGAACGCGAAGAAAAGAGCGAAAGTATTGACGCAGATGTAAAATAGGTATTTTGTCATTTAGAATTTGTAGACGGAATATCTTTGCATCCTGAGTTTAGTGATAGTTTGCGATTGAATACATGACTTGTTTTAggaaaagagatttttttactGACTCGAACTGccagaggaagagaagggTGTTCTGTCTTTTACATCATTTGCTggtgaaacatttttttaaatgaaaatataatatccTCAGTTCTAGTTAAGCTTGATTCCTTTAGCTCTGGTAGAGTGGTGTTTTGGAAGAGAAATGGTGTTTTGTCTTTACATCAATTGAGGTTTGCTGAAATATTCTTCTTGATGGATATAACATTGTTGAGCTTTATCTTGAGTGGAGTCttttacaaaacatttttatgaAGTTTACATAAACAACTAAGAAAAGAACATAAGAAAGGGGTTCAGAGAACCAAGAAACCAAATGTTCTCAACTCTGTAAAATGGATGATTTAGATTCCTTGATTTACAATTCTAAGTGAAGATTAATTAGGAATATTAGCAATGAAAAAGCTGCCTTGGTTGCCCACTGAGCATCCTTGGAAAAGCTGCAAACTCGCTTGTCACAACTTCACCAATCAAGTCTTTGAAGATTAGCCTCTCAATGTCTAACACTAACCCTGGTGTCTCTCCTTCAATCTCCTTCCAGTTCATGCCATGGCTTTGCAGATCCTCCCAAATGAGGTCTTCATCGTCCTCATCCAAGATACACTTTGAGTTATCTTGTAATCGATCAATCTCTGAACACAGAGTTTGCAGAAGCTCTTCCCCTCTTGAACTTTTTTCGTGTGTCCTTTGCGTGCTGATTGATAATGTTATGGATGGTTGCTTTGTACACCCTTCTGCAGCGAATCTGTGAGCTAAGATCTCGTTGATGGTGTCAAATATGAGCTTCCTCTTACTTCTCTCAACCAGGTTCACCGTTTGTTGTTGTCCAAATCCTCTGCCTTTGTGCTTGTTGTCCTGTAGACTCACATTGCTTGTCTTGTTCTGTTCCAGTACAAAGAAAAGGCTCGGGTTGATCGGTAGGTGTGCTTGGTGCAGCTGGATGCTTATCATGCTGTAGTCGATATCTCGTAGAAGCCCTGATGCCAACATTATCTCTGAGATGTACTTGTGGTCACCATTTTTGAATTCGGCATCGTCTTCCATGAAACCCTCCGTAAGTTCAGCATCAGGTTGCTTTAGACTCGTGTTACTCTCAGGCCACACAATCGATCTACataagttgttgttcttgttcatCCAATGGGACTCTTCAGAACTTAGATTGTCGTCCTCTGTGACAAGAGAGATAGTAAAGGTGAGAAActttaaacaaatcaaaacttgcaatctgttttgaatatatcTTGGACAAATGTAACGAGTTTAATATTTATGAACTTGTAGtttaacatttctttttttggctcGAAGAAAAGTTGAATGCCAGTCTGAATTTTTTGGACCTTCCCAGTGACTCACCTTTAAAGACAATGGATATCTTCCGCACAGGGGATGGTGAATCATCTTCGTCGAAAGCTACATCAAGAACTGACACCGGGCTGGGCTGCTCCACTGTAACTTTCAGAGGTTTTGACAGCGACCTCATTCCCAAGTCTGGACTCTGCATTGATAAATGGACAAGATTCTTGTGAAACATGTACTTGTGAATAACTtgtaaaagagaaatttgCTTTAGGAGAAAAGTTTATACCCTTTGTTTCGGGGTGTGCTG includes:
- a CDS encoding uncharacterized protein (unknown protein; BEST Arabidopsis thaliana protein match is: unknown protein (TAIR:AT3G02125.1); Has 229 Blast hits to 215 proteins in 51 species: Archae - 0; Bacteria - 10; Metazoa - 48; Fungi - 14; Plants - 19; Viruses - 7; Other Eukaryotes - 131 (source: NCBI BLink).); the encoded protein is MDETQKSNKLVNHIERNILSLLSVKNDDESKGEEYKPLVASGKEDEEKQEDGNKTKREDDESNIEEFIKFNSKEQDISNVTSKQKDKATTEDDDDDVKEIIQDDISICCRSEASNNSISSFTFPILHNEEDESVTMPSLETIWNVYDNQLFSELSQPQKQPQPRPEQQFYFIPATHTLAQLPPQRKSLLSKQTSETQSQKVFINRWFSCFNFIIHFDVIESRNRRRKKKGKTSRLSLFA
- a CDS encoding Bromodomain transcription factor (Bromodomain transcription factor; CONTAINS InterPro DOMAIN/s: Bromodomain transcription factor (InterPro:IPR006565); BEST Arabidopsis thaliana protein match is: Bromodomain transcription factor (TAIR:AT3G02160.1); Has 201 Blast hits to 201 proteins in 51 species: Archae - 0; Bacteria - 0; Metazoa - 100; Fungi - 0; Plants - 89; Viruses - 0; Other Eukaryotes - 12 (source: NCBI BLink).); its protein translation is MINGGGEGGSQRRELQGKRSMSRGNDFAYALARMATAQICESVEINSYQESSQSREGLRFSSFQETALETLTDVVIQYIQNIGKTAQFYVNMAGRVESNALDIVQALEDLGSGLGFDGAHDVEHCLADSGVVKDIIRYTGEAEEIPFVYSLPRFPFNRGKRPAPSFSDIGVEPPDEHIPVWLPAFPETKMSNGSEEINVDKIERDVQSRDNGSSLMSVQQSVDVDRLKVQKSMDQKDVQKPIEEPEGNPFLAAPIWVGEKNVSLSRVVCPSELRKEEISTNHLPEKHMSMSHHIPALEAYALSDKINDKNRLAGMEDEQKRDGARTQGALLRFKIGTRKASECWKINQCLEEKGWFKEDGNKREKKVEREEKSESIDADVK